Proteins encoded in a region of the Devosia sp. RR2S18 genome:
- a CDS encoding LysR family transcriptional regulator encodes MSKSDRGSAMRILDMTTFVALARHRHFGRAAEELHTTQPAISIRLAAIEQEFGCKLMHRTGRAFSLTSEGERVLATFRSILANYEGLKRELSDHSDLGAKVVRIGAIDSVSSTWMTPLVEDLHSAFPTLKIELTIEGTKHLIEGLNRGEFDVIFAVDPAIGDSFRSFTACVLQMTWAGSPKIIDPDRIYTVDDLAGMPIITFPKDTPPYRMIAPYFQDEQVLASKLTSSNSLYSIVNLLIDGFGVGAIPTVTIKRELKLGLLHQINVSKRFPAMPIIGSYNSASEVELVRRVVEQARLNAARFCASVDPNMAWLN; translated from the coding sequence ATGAGCAAGTCTGATAGAGGAAGCGCCATGCGCATCCTCGACATGACGACCTTTGTCGCTTTGGCCCGGCATCGGCATTTTGGCCGAGCGGCAGAGGAACTGCACACAACCCAACCAGCTATATCGATCCGCCTGGCGGCTATCGAGCAGGAGTTCGGTTGCAAGTTGATGCATCGTACTGGGCGAGCCTTTTCGCTGACCTCCGAAGGAGAACGGGTCCTCGCCACTTTCCGCAGCATCCTGGCCAACTACGAAGGCTTGAAACGGGAGCTCTCGGATCATTCAGACTTGGGCGCCAAGGTCGTGCGGATAGGTGCCATCGACTCCGTTTCCTCGACTTGGATGACGCCCTTGGTTGAGGATCTGCACTCCGCATTTCCAACGCTCAAGATTGAACTGACGATCGAAGGCACCAAGCACCTGATCGAGGGCCTCAATCGAGGCGAGTTTGACGTGATTTTCGCAGTTGATCCGGCCATCGGTGATAGTTTCCGCAGCTTCACCGCCTGCGTGCTACAGATGACATGGGCCGGGTCACCCAAAATCATCGATCCAGATCGCATCTATACGGTGGACGATCTGGCGGGAATGCCCATCATCACCTTCCCGAAAGATACACCACCCTACCGGATGATAGCTCCCTACTTCCAAGACGAGCAGGTTCTGGCCAGTAAACTCACGAGCTCAAATTCCCTGTATTCCATCGTCAACTTGCTGATCGACGGCTTCGGTGTTGGCGCTATTCCCACGGTCACCATCAAACGGGAACTTAAGCTCGGACTTTTACACCAGATCAACGTCAGCAAGCGCTTCCCCGCAATGCCCATCATCGGCAGTTACAATTCGGCAAGCGAAGTTGAGCTGGTTCGCCGCGTCGTGGAACAGGCGCGGCTGAATGCGGCACGCTTTTGTGCCAGTGTGGATCCGAACATGGCCTGGCTGAATTGA
- a CDS encoding 4-hydroxyproline epimerase codes for MANHTFSCFDGHTCGNPVRLVAGGAPRLSGANMIEKRAHFLAEFDWIRTGLMFEPRGHDMMSGSILYPPTREDCDVAVLFIETSGCLPMCGHGTIGTVTMAIENGLVTPREPGKLRLDTPAGLVTVEYRMEGRFVEDVRLTNVPAFLHSEDLSANVEGLGEIKVDVAYGGNFYAIVEAQHGFRDIADFTAGDLVRLSPQLRSALNAKYEFVHPENSAIRGLSHILWTGEPTVPGATARNAVFYGEKAIDRSPCGTGTSARMAQWAAKGRLSVGDEFVHESIIGSLFRGRVEEAAKVGDRGAIIPSVSGWARQTGINTIFIDDRDPYARGFAVI; via the coding sequence ATGGCCAATCATACGTTCAGCTGTTTCGACGGTCACACCTGCGGCAATCCGGTGCGTCTAGTGGCAGGTGGCGCACCACGCCTCAGCGGCGCGAACATGATCGAAAAACGTGCTCACTTCTTGGCCGAGTTCGACTGGATACGCACAGGTCTGATGTTTGAACCGCGCGGTCACGACATGATGTCGGGTTCCATTCTCTACCCACCCACGCGTGAGGACTGCGATGTGGCGGTCCTCTTCATAGAAACGTCCGGGTGTCTGCCAATGTGCGGTCATGGCACAATCGGAACAGTCACCATGGCGATCGAGAACGGCCTGGTCACGCCCCGAGAACCTGGCAAACTCCGCCTCGATACTCCTGCTGGCCTTGTGACGGTCGAGTACCGAATGGAAGGCCGTTTCGTTGAAGACGTGCGCTTGACCAATGTTCCTGCCTTCCTTCACTCCGAGGACCTTTCCGCGAATGTAGAAGGCTTGGGTGAGATCAAGGTCGATGTCGCTTACGGGGGAAACTTCTACGCCATTGTTGAGGCGCAGCACGGCTTCCGCGACATCGCTGACTTCACAGCTGGCGATCTGGTCCGCCTCAGCCCGCAGCTGCGAAGCGCCCTTAACGCAAAGTACGAATTCGTCCACCCCGAGAACTCCGCAATACGAGGGCTCTCCCACATTCTCTGGACGGGAGAACCCACGGTCCCAGGCGCAACGGCGCGCAATGCGGTCTTTTATGGCGAGAAGGCGATAGACCGATCCCCATGCGGCACTGGCACTTCAGCGCGCATGGCCCAGTGGGCGGCAAAGGGCCGGCTCAGCGTTGGCGACGAGTTCGTGCATGAGAGCATCATCGGCAGCCTGTTCCGCGGGCGGGTGGAAGAGGCGGCCAAGGTGGGGGATCGCGGGGCCATCATTCCCTCGGTCTCTGGCTGGGCCCGCCAGACCGGCATAAACACCATCTTCATCGACGATCGCGACCCCTACGCTCGCGGCTTTGCTGTGATCTAG
- a CDS encoding GntR family transcriptional regulator: MLPTTTESHSQLAYLALERKIVMLEIEPGTVVSEASTIELSGVGRTPAREALQRLALEGLVEIRPRAGIRIAEIRPDDFLNVLDVRRMLEPSLALLSTRFATGAQRRRVEECRQEMLHALAHSDTSAFLEADKAFDAALASACPNPYLSATLRPLQSHSRRFWFRFFADTGIEAAVLLHCRVMDHFVKGDAEAASGAMAALIEDMKKKAFSLRHDPVLPAQ; encoded by the coding sequence ATGCTGCCCACCACCACAGAAAGCCACTCTCAGTTGGCTTATCTCGCGCTTGAGCGCAAGATCGTCATGCTTGAAATAGAGCCGGGCACGGTCGTTAGCGAAGCCAGCACGATTGAGCTGTCCGGAGTAGGGCGGACGCCGGCACGAGAAGCGCTGCAGAGACTTGCGCTGGAAGGGTTGGTCGAGATCCGACCTCGTGCTGGCATCCGTATCGCAGAGATCCGGCCCGACGATTTTCTGAATGTGCTCGATGTCCGAAGGATGCTTGAGCCAAGTCTGGCATTGCTCTCGACCCGCTTTGCTACCGGTGCTCAGCGCCGGCGGGTTGAAGAGTGCCGGCAGGAGATGCTTCACGCGCTCGCGCACAGCGATACATCGGCGTTCCTGGAGGCCGACAAAGCGTTCGATGCCGCTTTGGCCAGCGCTTGCCCGAACCCATACCTGTCAGCGACACTGCGACCCTTGCAGTCACACTCGCGTCGGTTCTGGTTCCGCTTCTTTGCCGACACAGGCATAGAGGCAGCCGTTTTGCTCCACTGCAGAGTAATGGACCATTTCGTCAAAGGAGATGCGGAGGCTGCCTCCGGAGCGATGGCAGCGCTGATCGAAGACATGAAGAAAAAGGCATTCAGCCTGCGTCACGATCCCGTCCTCCCCGCACAATGA
- a CDS encoding trans-3-hydroxy-L-proline dehydratase: MRSVKTIHIVGCHAEGEVGDVIVGGVAPPPGETLWEQSRWIAQDKTLRDFVLNEPRGGVFRHVNLLVPPKDPRAQMGWIIMEPEDTPPMSGSNSICVATVLLDTGIIEMTEPETYMVLEAPGGLVEVVAHCVGGKAQRITVHNVPSFADRLGAHLEVEGLGTLVVDTAYGGDSFVIVDAEALGFGLIPDEARELSESGVKITRAANEQLGFTHPTNAEWNHISFCQIAGPLGTEEGVMSGRSAVVIQPGKIDRSPTGTGCSARMAVLRERGQLSVGDRFIGRSIIDSRFDCRVERDARLADKRAIVPSITGRAWITGSRQEMLDPDDPWPGGYKISDTWPRKL, translated from the coding sequence ATGCGTTCGGTGAAGACGATCCACATCGTGGGGTGCCACGCGGAAGGAGAGGTCGGCGACGTGATCGTCGGCGGGGTCGCCCCACCGCCAGGGGAAACCCTCTGGGAACAGTCGCGCTGGATTGCACAGGACAAGACCTTACGTGATTTCGTGTTGAACGAGCCTCGCGGTGGCGTATTCCGCCACGTTAATCTGCTGGTCCCGCCCAAAGACCCTCGCGCACAGATGGGCTGGATAATCATGGAGCCCGAAGACACTCCGCCCATGAGCGGCTCGAATTCGATCTGCGTTGCGACGGTTCTGCTTGACACCGGCATCATCGAAATGACCGAGCCCGAAACCTATATGGTGCTCGAGGCACCCGGCGGATTGGTGGAAGTGGTTGCGCACTGCGTCGGCGGGAAAGCTCAGCGGATCACGGTTCACAATGTGCCCAGCTTTGCCGACAGGCTTGGCGCGCACCTGGAGGTGGAAGGGCTAGGCACACTGGTGGTGGATACCGCTTATGGCGGGGACAGTTTCGTGATTGTGGATGCAGAGGCGCTCGGATTTGGCCTCATACCCGATGAGGCCAGGGAGCTTTCCGAGTCCGGCGTGAAGATCACCCGTGCGGCCAACGAACAACTGGGCTTCACCCATCCAACAAACGCCGAGTGGAACCACATTTCTTTCTGTCAGATCGCGGGTCCGCTAGGCACGGAGGAAGGTGTGATGAGCGGCAGGAGTGCGGTTGTAATCCAGCCTGGAAAAATCGACCGTTCGCCCACCGGTACGGGCTGCTCTGCGCGAATGGCAGTGCTGAGAGAGCGCGGGCAACTCAGCGTGGGTGATCGATTCATTGGCCGTTCAATCATCGACTCCCGCTTTGACTGCCGCGTTGAGCGGGATGCCAGGCTGGCAGACAAGCGAGCGATAGTGCCCTCGATCACCGGCCGCGCTTGGATTACTGGGTCGCGTCAGGAGATGCTCGATCCTGATGACCCATGGCCGGGAGGCTACAAGATTTCGGACACCTGGCCTCGAAAACTTTAG
- a CDS encoding NAD(P)/FAD-dependent oxidoreductase: protein MTLQAQAQVHYEQDLATSADVLVVGAGVIGTSCAFALQAAGRSVLVIDPKGVAGETSAGNAGAFAFSDIIPLATKGMLAKVPRWLADPLGPLTIPPRYLPQVTPWLIRFWRAGWPDKIQASIRAQAEMMRLSQAATDWLVQEAGIGSKVGTTGSLELYESENEYRASLPAWAEREKQDIAFEHVQGTALAEVQPGLSDRFYAGTLVPQWRMVDDPYSYTVAIAAAAQARGAKFALGAVNSVRRSGEGTEVSLQDGRTLAARQVVIAGGAWSNKLTTQLGDRIPLETERGYNTTLPSGAIELKRQLIFGGHGFVISPLEIGVRIGGAVELGGLNIGPNFARADAMLKKAKAFLPDLKIEGGKQWMGYRPSLPDSLPAIGHSRAGADIVYAFGHGHLGLTQSAGTARLVTQLLNREAPSIDLTPFRPQRFALFAR from the coding sequence ACAAGCTGCGGGGCGTTCCGTGCTCGTCATCGATCCCAAGGGCGTCGCCGGCGAAACCAGTGCGGGCAATGCGGGGGCGTTTGCCTTCTCAGACATCATTCCGCTGGCCACCAAAGGTATGCTGGCCAAAGTTCCGCGGTGGCTGGCCGACCCCTTGGGGCCGCTAACGATCCCGCCACGCTACCTGCCGCAGGTCACGCCCTGGCTGATCCGCTTTTGGCGCGCGGGCTGGCCTGACAAGATCCAGGCTTCGATCCGAGCGCAAGCCGAGATGATGCGCCTGTCGCAAGCAGCGACGGACTGGCTCGTGCAAGAGGCGGGGATCGGCAGCAAGGTCGGGACCACCGGTTCGCTCGAACTCTACGAAAGCGAAAACGAATATCGGGCGTCCCTGCCCGCCTGGGCTGAGCGCGAGAAGCAGGATATCGCTTTTGAGCATGTGCAAGGAACTGCGTTAGCAGAGGTGCAACCAGGTCTTTCCGACCGATTTTACGCCGGCACCTTGGTCCCGCAATGGCGGATGGTGGACGATCCCTATTCCTATACCGTCGCTATTGCCGCAGCTGCACAAGCTCGGGGAGCAAAGTTCGCGCTGGGCGCCGTGAACTCCGTTCGGCGCTCCGGGGAAGGCACAGAGGTGTCGCTGCAGGATGGCCGTACTCTGGCAGCCCGGCAGGTGGTGATCGCAGGCGGCGCCTGGTCAAACAAGCTGACCACTCAACTGGGCGACCGGATCCCTCTCGAAACAGAGCGCGGCTACAATACGACGCTCCCATCGGGCGCAATCGAGCTCAAGCGTCAGCTGATTTTCGGAGGCCACGGCTTTGTAATCTCCCCACTCGAGATCGGAGTTCGAATTGGGGGGGCCGTGGAGCTGGGAGGGCTGAACATAGGGCCCAACTTCGCTCGCGCCGATGCCATGCTGAAAAAGGCCAAGGCCTTCCTGCCCGATCTCAAGATCGAAGGCGGAAAGCAGTGGATGGGCTATCGTCCGTCTTTGCCCGATAGCCTCCCAGCCATAGGCCACTCTCGAGCCGGGGCCGACATTGTTTACGCCTTCGGTCATGGACATCTGGGTCTCACTCAGTCGGCCGGCACCGCCCGGCTCGTGACTCAGTTGCTCAATCGCGAAGCTCCTTCTATCGACTTGACGCCGTTCCGGCCACAGCGTTTCGCACTCTTCGCTAGATAG